A region of Candidatus Terasakiella magnetica DNA encodes the following proteins:
- the cueR gene encoding Cu(I)-responsive transcriptional regulator: MNISKVSKLTGVTSKTIRYYESIGLMPEPARAENGYRDYCDQDVEILRFIQSARKMGFPLKDVGNLLALWNDKNRASRDVRELAKRHIDEIESRIQELEDIRNTLKNLVDCCQGDDRPDCPILNSFAKESDCGCTE, translated from the coding sequence ATGAATATCAGCAAGGTTTCAAAACTCACAGGCGTAACCTCAAAGACCATTCGCTATTATGAGAGCATTGGCTTGATGCCGGAGCCTGCGCGGGCAGAAAATGGCTATCGCGATTATTGCGACCAAGATGTTGAAATTCTGCGTTTTATTCAAAGTGCGCGCAAAATGGGCTTTCCGCTAAAAGACGTCGGTAACCTTCTGGCGCTATGGAACGATAAAAACCGTGCCTCGCGTGATGTGCGCGAACTTGCCAAGCGTCATATCGATGAAATTGAATCTCGCATTCAGGAACTTGAAGATATTCGTAATACATTGAAAAACCTTGTTGATTGCTGCCAAGGTGACGATCGCCCCGATTGTCCGATCCTCAATAGCTTTGCAAAGGAAAGTGATTGTGGCTGCACCGAATAA
- a CDS encoding divergent polysaccharide deacetylase family protein, protein MAAPNKKRKNSKKKKGRSKAKKKGLNYPVMFGVLLVGALVYGGVYFKDRILPKEEVVTPKKVTMAWYKNHTEPVGMIRMPDAPLILSDTEAEIDTTIVEIKPKKPVTLEFKQKQAPRVAHVELAAKPKPPAPTIYEEALPQDVYTPKVIVPVKPKTVQKPEPVLAPTQAPRTTQPRWMKYALKVKPTPHKPMIALVIDDLGLDRKRTARTVALPGPMTMAFIPYSKNLRKQTSTARRAGHELLVHLPMEPINQKVDAGPNHLHTGLADEDLKERIHWNLERFEGYVGVNNHMGSLATANKKVMTALMEELRTREMLFLDSRTNASSVGAKIALQEGVPFAERNVFLDNVNEKDAVLKQLSLLEKVSLKTGYAVGIGHPRDGTIAALKEWLPLIESKGFTLVPISQIVLKNQGLS, encoded by the coding sequence GTGGCTGCACCGAATAAAAAGCGAAAAAACAGCAAAAAGAAAAAGGGCCGCAGCAAGGCGAAGAAAAAAGGCCTGAACTATCCGGTGATGTTTGGTGTCTTGCTGGTGGGCGCACTTGTTTATGGCGGGGTCTATTTTAAAGACCGTATTTTGCCCAAGGAAGAAGTCGTTACGCCTAAAAAAGTCACCATGGCTTGGTATAAAAACCATACCGAACCTGTTGGTATGATCCGTATGCCCGATGCACCGCTGATCTTAAGCGATACGGAAGCAGAAATTGATACAACGATTGTTGAAATCAAACCCAAAAAGCCTGTTACTCTTGAGTTTAAGCAAAAACAGGCCCCACGGGTTGCACATGTGGAGCTAGCAGCCAAACCCAAGCCGCCTGCACCAACAATCTATGAGGAGGCGCTACCCCAAGACGTCTATACGCCTAAGGTCATTGTTCCCGTAAAGCCAAAAACAGTACAAAAGCCTGAACCTGTTCTTGCACCAACCCAAGCCCCTCGCACGACACAGCCGCGCTGGATGAAATATGCCTTAAAAGTCAAGCCAACACCACATAAGCCGATGATTGCACTGGTGATTGATGACCTTGGGCTTGATCGCAAACGCACGGCACGCACAGTGGCCTTGCCCGGCCCCATGACCATGGCCTTTATTCCTTATTCAAAGAATTTGCGCAAACAAACGAGTACGGCACGAAGGGCAGGCCACGAACTGCTTGTTCACTTACCGATGGAGCCCATTAATCAAAAGGTTGATGCAGGTCCCAACCATCTTCACACCGGCTTGGCTGATGAAGATTTAAAAGAACGCATTCATTGGAACCTTGAGCGTTTTGAAGGTTATGTCGGGGTCAACAACCATATGGGCAGCTTGGCAACCGCCAATAAAAAAGTCATGACAGCCCTCATGGAAGAGCTGCGCACACGTGAAATGTTGTTTTTAGACTCCCGTACCAATGCCAGTTCTGTGGGGGCGAAGATTGCCCTGCAAGAAGGCGTGCCTTTTGCTGAGCGCAACGTCTTTCTTGATAATGTGAATGAAAAAGATGCTGTGCTCAAACAATTAAGTTTATTGGAAAAAGTTTCTTTAAAAACAGGTTACGCTGTTGGTATTGGTCACCCCCGTGATGGCACAATTGCCGCTCTTAAAGAATGGCTTCCTCTCATTGAATCAAAGGGTTTTACCCTTGTTCCCATTTCCCAAATCGTCTTGAAAAACCAAGGCCTCAGTTAA
- a CDS encoding heavy-metal-associated domain-containing protein translates to MSNSYIVEGMTCGHCAQAVTNALKSIKDSAEIEIELDSKKVTINGLDDEAAIKEAVEDAGFDFMGKA, encoded by the coding sequence ATGTCTAATAGCTATATCGTAGAGGGGATGACCTGTGGTCACTGCGCCCAAGCTGTAACCAATGCGCTTAAGTCTATTAAGGACTCTGCAGAGATTGAAATTGAACTAGACAGCAAAAAAGTCACCATCAATGGCCTTGATGATGAAGCTGCCATTAAAGAAGCCGTTGAAGATGCGGGCTTTGATTTTATGGGTAAGGCATAA
- the trpE gene encoding anthranilate synthase component I has product MKTYPAFKDFEASYNKGEAQVVWTKQVADLETPVSAMMKLADGKPDSFLLESVEGGAKRGRYSFLGLKPDLTWRCFGQKAEINRKAGIDRDAFEPCDKESLNSLRALIDESSIDLPDHLPPMAAGLVGYMGYDTVRLMEKLPDSNPDPIGVPDGLFMRPTIIAAFDNIEDVVTIVTPVRVEQGVDAKNAYDGALDRLQEIVEDMQQSLRVNRNFNDDIGDLPQPVSNMSREQFHDMVHKAQEYILAGDIFQAVLSQRFTLPFELPHFSLYRSLRRLNPSPFLFFLNFGEFTLVGSSPEILVRQRDGEVTIRPIAGTRVRGADAAEDQALKEDLLSDPKELAEHLMLLDLGRNDVGRVAKIGTVKVTDQMIVELYSHVMHIVSNVVGELDSERFDNMDALVGGFPAGTVSGAPKVRAMEIIDELEPERRSFYAGCIGYFGANGDMDTAIALRTALLKDGKMYVQAGGGVVADSSPEGEYQESINKARALVRAAEEAYKFASDESSSN; this is encoded by the coding sequence ATGAAGACATATCCGGCATTTAAAGATTTTGAGGCGAGCTATAATAAAGGCGAGGCTCAAGTCGTCTGGACAAAGCAGGTTGCGGATTTAGAAACGCCTGTTTCTGCCATGATGAAACTGGCTGATGGCAAGCCTGATAGCTTTTTGCTTGAATCCGTTGAAGGTGGGGCAAAACGTGGTCGTTATTCCTTCCTTGGCTTAAAGCCGGACCTCACATGGCGCTGTTTTGGTCAAAAAGCCGAAATTAACCGCAAGGCTGGCATTGATCGCGATGCGTTTGAGCCTTGTGATAAAGAGTCTTTAAACAGCCTGCGTGCCCTTATTGATGAAAGCTCCATTGATCTACCAGACCATCTGCCCCCTATGGCAGCGGGTCTTGTGGGTTATATGGGCTATGATACGGTACGCTTGATGGAAAAGCTGCCAGATAGTAATCCAGACCCAATTGGCGTTCCCGATGGTTTGTTTATGCGCCCCACCATCATTGCCGCATTTGATAATATTGAAGATGTGGTGACCATTGTTACCCCTGTTCGTGTAGAACAAGGTGTGGATGCGAAAAATGCCTATGATGGCGCGCTTGATCGCCTTCAGGAAATCGTTGAAGATATGCAACAAAGCCTGCGGGTGAATAGAAACTTTAATGATGACATCGGGGATTTGCCCCAACCTGTATCAAACATGTCGCGTGAACAGTTTCATGACATGGTTCATAAGGCACAGGAATATATTCTAGCTGGTGATATCTTTCAGGCGGTTTTATCGCAACGTTTCACCCTGCCCTTTGAATTACCGCATTTTTCCCTTTATCGCTCCCTTCGTCGCCTTAACCCGTCGCCGTTTTTGTTCTTCCTGAATTTTGGTGAATTTACCCTTGTGGGTTCAAGCCCAGAAATTTTGGTACGTCAACGCGATGGTGAAGTGACAATACGCCCAATTGCAGGGACGCGTGTTCGCGGTGCTGATGCAGCAGAAGATCAAGCTTTGAAAGAAGACCTGCTTTCAGACCCAAAAGAGTTGGCAGAACATTTAATGCTGCTGGATTTGGGGCGCAATGATGTGGGGCGTGTGGCAAAAATCGGCACGGTCAAAGTAACCGATCAAATGATTGTCGAGCTTTATTCCCACGTGATGCATATTGTTTCAAACGTTGTGGGTGAGCTGGATAGCGAGCGTTTTGATAATATGGATGCGCTTGTGGGCGGTTTCCCCGCTGGTACGGTTTCCGGTGCGCCAAAAGTGCGCGCTATGGAAATCATTGATGAGCTGGAGCCTGAGCGCCGAAGCTTTTATGCCGGATGTATCGGCTATTTCGGGGCCAATGGCGATATGGATACAGCCATTGCCCTGCGCACAGCCTTGTTAAAAGATGGCAAGATGTATGTGCAAGCTGGCGGTGGTGTGGTTGCTGATAGTAGCCCTGAGGGTGAATATCAAGAAAGCATCAACAAGGCCCGTGCCTTAGTGCGCGCAGCAGAAGAAGCTTATAAATTTGCCTCTGATGAAAGCTCATCAAATTAA
- a CDS encoding peptidylprolyl isomerase, translating to MLEGFRKNSNSIVVKTLLFLLIASFAAWGIGDMLRPATTGSSVATVGGVEISAQEVYRDFQREMARMRQLTGDQAVNDNLSMAIGGSVVDRAVNRTLLAVSANDMDVAISDELVRKSIHETEMFQDNGKFSRPRFEQVMFSNQLNEAQYIELVRDDLSREQIISVLVSGATMPEQVAKDLYKHRQEKRSADVVLIKKTDVGELPAPSDADVRKYYDENIKNFMAPEYRKLTLLHITPGDVAENIDVPLENIEDAFAERQGDFKKPARRTVDQIVFSTEDEAKAAAAKLAAGKEFSALSSDVLSLGDVTKEELPEELREATFALSAGSASAPIKSLLGWHIVRVSAVTQAVNPSFEEVRDQLRNALATEMAGEELFGISNDVEDAMGGGATIEEAAKTAGFDLMVIEAADKSGSNTEGTPIKALFNQATILEEAFKLDMNAEPAMKDDGNGGYFMVRVDGVTQSKARSFETVKEVAKTIVADNQKSNAAKTKAEELLKKVKGGTSLMVAAKEASFEVKSEAGFTRFNAPLPQDVVKALFAAKVGETASGETQEGHVIAVLRDIKSMEGTQDQNQINELRRSMANGVSTDLQGQFVNALRTRYQVKVDRGTMNRLFVQEQQ from the coding sequence ATGCTCGAAGGTTTTCGCAAAAATTCAAATTCAATTGTCGTAAAGACTCTTCTCTTCCTTTTGATTGCAAGTTTTGCAGCTTGGGGAATTGGCGATATGTTGCGCCCTGCTACAACAGGAAGCAGTGTTGCGACTGTTGGGGGTGTGGAAATCTCAGCACAGGAAGTTTATCGCGACTTTCAGCGCGAAATGGCACGTATGCGTCAGCTCACCGGTGATCAGGCTGTGAACGATAACCTTTCCATGGCGATTGGCGGCAGTGTTGTTGATCGTGCTGTAAACCGCACGCTTTTAGCCGTAAGTGCTAATGACATGGATGTTGCCATTAGTGACGAGCTGGTGCGCAAGTCTATTCACGAAACTGAAATGTTTCAAGATAATGGCAAATTCAGCCGCCCACGTTTTGAACAGGTCATGTTTTCCAACCAGTTAAATGAAGCACAATATATTGAGCTGGTGCGTGATGATCTATCGCGCGAACAAATCATTAGCGTCTTGGTGAGTGGCGCAACAATGCCTGAGCAGGTCGCCAAAGACCTTTATAAGCATCGTCAGGAAAAACGTTCTGCCGATGTGGTCTTGATCAAGAAAACGGACGTTGGTGAACTCCCTGCCCCATCTGATGCGGATGTGCGTAAATATTATGATGAGAACATCAAAAACTTCATGGCACCGGAATATCGCAAATTAACTTTGCTACATATTACACCGGGTGATGTGGCTGAAAATATCGATGTGCCATTAGAAAATATCGAAGATGCATTTGCTGAGCGCCAAGGTGATTTCAAAAAGCCCGCGCGTCGCACGGTTGACCAAATTGTCTTTTCAACTGAAGACGAGGCAAAAGCCGCCGCTGCTAAATTAGCCGCGGGTAAAGAATTTTCAGCACTCTCAAGTGATGTTCTCTCCCTTGGTGATGTAACCAAAGAAGAACTCCCTGAAGAATTGCGCGAGGCGACTTTTGCCCTATCTGCGGGTTCTGCCAGTGCGCCGATCAAATCTTTACTGGGCTGGCACATTGTTCGTGTCTCTGCTGTTACGCAAGCGGTGAACCCTTCTTTTGAGGAAGTCCGTGACCAGCTTCGTAATGCACTTGCCACTGAAATGGCGGGTGAAGAATTGTTTGGTATCTCAAACGATGTAGAAGATGCCATGGGTGGCGGTGCAACCATTGAAGAAGCCGCCAAGACAGCAGGCTTTGACCTCATGGTGATTGAAGCGGCTGATAAGTCAGGCTCAAACACAGAAGGCACGCCGATTAAAGCGCTCTTTAATCAGGCGACAATCCTTGAAGAAGCCTTCAAGCTCGATATGAATGCTGAGCCAGCCATGAAGGATGATGGCAATGGCGGATATTTCATGGTGCGCGTTGATGGTGTAACGCAGAGCAAAGCACGTTCGTTTGAAACGGTAAAAGAGGTGGCTAAGACAATCGTTGCCGATAACCAGAAAAGCAATGCAGCCAAAACAAAGGCTGAAGAATTGCTGAAAAAAGTTAAAGGCGGCACGTCTTTGATGGTTGCAGCGAAAGAAGCGAGCTTTGAAGTGAAATCAGAAGCAGGCTTTACACGCTTTAACGCGCCTTTGCCACAAGATGTGGTTAAGGCCTTGTTTGCAGCCAAGGTTGGTGAAACAGCAAGTGGTGAAACACAAGAAGGTCATGTTATCGCGGTTTTGCGCGACATTAAATCTATGGAAGGTACGCAAGATCAAAACCAGATCAATGAATTGCGCCGCTCTATGGCAAATGGTGTATCAACAGACTTGCAAGGTCAGTTTGTAAATGCGCTACGTACGCGTTATCAGGTTAAAGTTGACCGTGGCACAATGAACCGTCTCTTCGTACAAGAGCAGCAGTAA
- the tpiA gene encoding triose-phosphate isomerase encodes MTERRPLIAGNWKMNGLRADARRLAVEIGTLRQFKPDAAFDLLVCPPFTVLEAVSQMIENTGVYLGAQTCHVAEKGAHTGDISAAMVADSGCSHVILGHSERRTNHAETNDQVNAQAKAAHEQSLIAIICVGETEAERESGKALEVVAEQVKASVPDDSSYGNTVIAYEPVWAIGTGKVATPDDVQEVHANIRKVLAEKLGQEEADGIRILYGGSMKPENAKELLALGDVDGGLIGGASLKAEDFWAIAQSCPSI; translated from the coding sequence ATGACTGAGCGTCGCCCCCTGATCGCTGGTAACTGGAAAATGAACGGCCTTCGCGCAGATGCACGTCGCCTTGCTGTTGAGATTGGCACGTTGCGCCAATTCAAGCCTGATGCCGCCTTTGATTTGCTGGTCTGCCCACCTTTTACTGTTCTTGAAGCTGTCAGTCAGATGATTGAAAACACAGGTGTCTATCTGGGGGCTCAAACCTGCCATGTTGCAGAAAAAGGCGCTCATACGGGTGATATCAGTGCCGCCATGGTGGCAGATTCAGGTTGCTCCCATGTGATTTTAGGTCATTCTGAGCGCCGCACAAATCATGCAGAAACCAATGATCAAGTTAACGCTCAAGCCAAAGCAGCCCATGAACAAAGCCTGATTGCGATTATCTGTGTTGGTGAAACCGAAGCAGAACGCGAAAGCGGCAAAGCCCTAGAAGTTGTTGCAGAACAGGTTAAAGCCTCCGTTCCTGATGATTCTTCTTATGGCAATACGGTCATTGCCTATGAGCCCGTTTGGGCCATTGGCACAGGAAAAGTTGCGACTCCAGATGATGTTCAGGAAGTTCACGCCAACATTCGCAAAGTCTTGGCAGAGAAACTTGGCCAAGAAGAAGCCGACGGCATTCGTATTTTATATGGTGGTTCCATGAAACCGGAAAATGCCAAGGAATTGCTGGCTTTAGGCGATGTTGATGGCGGGCTTATTGGTGGTGCATCATTAAAAGCAGAAGATTTTTGGGCAATTGCACAAAGTTGTCCTAGCATTTAA
- the secG gene encoding preprotein translocase subunit SecG: MTNVLLVIHLVLCLGLIILVLIQRSEGGALSGLGGGGASGGGMGGLMTGRSASSLLTRATGLLAGGFMLTSLILSLLANADRNNTSILDTETTAPAAQEQPAAPKADKPTEPGAPLAK; the protein is encoded by the coding sequence ATGACAAACGTACTTCTCGTTATTCACTTGGTCTTGTGCCTCGGCCTGATCATTTTGGTTTTGATCCAACGCTCTGAAGGTGGCGCACTTAGCGGCCTTGGTGGCGGTGGCGCTAGTGGCGGTGGCATGGGTGGCCTGATGACAGGTCGTTCAGCATCCAGCCTACTTACACGCGCAACAGGCCTTCTGGCTGGTGGTTTTATGCTGACAAGCTTGATCCTGTCATTGCTTGCCAATGCAGATCGCAACAACACCTCCATCTTGGATACAGAAACAACAGCACCTGCTGCTCAGGAACAACCGGCTGCACCAAAAGCTGACAAGCCGACTGAGCCGGGCGCGCCTCTGGCAAAATAA
- a CDS encoding CTP synthase, whose translation MAARYIFITGGVVSSLGKGLGSAALGACLQSRGFKVRLRKLDPYLNVDPGTMSPYQHGEVFVTDDGAETDLDLGHYERFTSVSAMQSDNVTSGRIYSSVIQKERAGEYLGATVQVIPHVTEAIKNFTKDNVTDEDFILVEVGGTVGDIESLPFLEAIRQMGNELGRGRAMYLHTTLVPYIPAAGELKTKPTQHSVKELLGLGISPDALLCRCDREIPAGERRKIALFCNVAEDAVIPALDVDTIYRVPLSYHAEGLDTVVLKHFGMAAPEPDLSKWEEIVHRVLEPEGEVNVAIVGKYTELLEAYKSLAEALTHGGIANTVKVNQHWIDAETLLEEDGLKQLEDKDAILVPGGFGERGAEGKITAINYARTNKVPYFGICLGMQMAVVEMARNMAGIDGAGSSEFGGCKTPIVGLMTEWEKDGSKETRDQDGDLGGTMRLGAYPCKMVPDTLAWKIYHEADEISERHRHRYEVNVEFKDQLEKAGMKFSGLSPDGVLPEIVELPDHPFFVAVQFHPELKSRPTDPHPIFTAFIEAAIQQSRLV comes from the coding sequence ATGGCAGCACGTTATATCTTTATTACTGGCGGTGTGGTTTCCTCATTAGGAAAAGGCTTGGGTTCTGCGGCTTTAGGCGCTTGTTTGCAATCCCGTGGATTTAAGGTTCGCTTGCGCAAACTCGACCCCTATCTAAACGTTGACCCGGGTACAATGAGCCCGTACCAACATGGTGAAGTCTTTGTGACTGATGATGGGGCCGAAACCGATCTTGACCTTGGTCACTATGAGCGTTTCACCTCTGTAAGCGCCATGCAAAGTGATAACGTCACATCGGGTCGAATCTACTCCAGCGTCATTCAAAAAGAACGTGCTGGTGAATATCTTGGTGCCACAGTACAAGTTATTCCCCATGTGACCGAAGCCATAAAAAACTTCACCAAAGACAATGTGACCGATGAAGACTTCATTCTTGTTGAAGTTGGCGGTACGGTTGGTGATATCGAATCTCTGCCATTCTTGGAAGCCATTCGCCAAATGGGCAATGAGCTGGGCCGTGGTCGTGCCATGTATTTGCACACCACACTGGTTCCCTACATTCCGGCTGCAGGTGAGCTGAAGACAAAACCGACACAACACTCTGTAAAAGAATTACTTGGTCTGGGTATCAGCCCGGATGCATTACTATGTCGTTGTGATCGTGAAATTCCAGCAGGTGAGCGCCGCAAAATCGCGCTTTTCTGTAACGTGGCTGAAGATGCGGTTATTCCGGCATTGGATGTAGACACCATTTATCGTGTGCCACTTTCTTATCATGCAGAAGGACTTGATACGGTTGTTCTGAAACACTTCGGCATGGCCGCACCTGAGCCTGACCTTTCCAAATGGGAAGAGATCGTTCACCGTGTGCTTGAGCCAGAAGGTGAAGTCAATGTTGCCATCGTTGGTAAATATACTGAACTTCTAGAAGCTTATAAATCACTGGCTGAAGCCCTTACCCATGGCGGTATTGCCAATACGGTCAAGGTAAACCAGCATTGGATCGATGCCGAAACACTTCTTGAAGAAGATGGTTTAAAGCAACTTGAAGATAAAGATGCAATCCTCGTTCCCGGTGGTTTTGGTGAACGTGGTGCAGAAGGTAAAATTACGGCTATTAACTATGCCCGTACCAACAAGGTCCCATATTTTGGGATTTGTTTGGGTATGCAGATGGCAGTTGTGGAAATGGCGCGCAATATGGCCGGCATTGACGGGGCAGGGTCATCTGAATTTGGTGGCTGTAAAACACCAATCGTTGGCCTGATGACCGAATGGGAAAAAGACGGTTCCAAAGAAACCCGTGACCAAGATGGTGATCTGGGCGGGACCATGCGCTTGGGCGCTTACCCTTGTAAGATGGTGCCTGATACATTGGCATGGAAAATCTATCATGAAGCCGATGAAATTTCTGAGCGTCACCGTCACCGTTATGAAGTAAACGTTGAGTTTAAAGATCAGCTTGAAAAAGCTGGCATGAAATTCTCTGGTCTTTCTCCTGATGGGGTTCTGCCAGAAATCGTTGAACTTCCAGACCATCCTTTCTTTGTTGCCGTGCAGTTCCACCCTGAACTGAAATCACGCCCAACAGACCCACATCCGATCTTTACAGCATTCATTGAAGCTGCAATCCAGCAGAGCCGCTTGGTTTAA
- the kdsA gene encoding 3-deoxy-8-phosphooctulonate synthase, producing the protein MVAPKHVQVGNVTFGNDLPFCLIAGPCSMEGRTHALEMAHALTEMCSELGIGLIYKSSFDKANRTSVEGNRGIGIMPAMSIFQEVKEVFGCPVITDVHTEDQCAVVGEVCDMMQIPAFLCRQTDLLLAAGQTGKAVNVKKGQFLAPGDMPNVVKKVASTGNENILITERGSSFGYNTLVTDMRGLPQMALDTGYPVIIDCTHSVQQPGGHGTSSGGRRELAPVIARSALALGIAGVFAETHEDPDKAISDGPNMIPVQKLKGVLQTLKAIDEVAKANPVDLIGMATY; encoded by the coding sequence ATGGTTGCACCAAAACACGTTCAGGTCGGCAATGTCACATTTGGCAATGATCTTCCGTTTTGTTTGATTGCGGGCCCCTGTTCAATGGAAGGGCGCACCCATGCTTTGGAAATGGCCCATGCGCTGACAGAAATGTGCAGTGAACTGGGCATCGGGCTGATTTACAAATCCTCATTTGATAAAGCCAACCGTACCTCGGTTGAAGGTAACCGCGGGATTGGCATTATGCCGGCCATGTCCATCTTTCAAGAAGTTAAAGAAGTTTTTGGCTGCCCTGTAATTACAGATGTCCATACCGAAGACCAATGCGCGGTTGTGGGCGAAGTCTGTGACATGATGCAAATCCCAGCTTTTCTATGTCGCCAAACAGACCTGTTGTTAGCCGCAGGACAAACCGGCAAAGCGGTTAATGTTAAAAAAGGTCAGTTCCTGGCACCTGGCGATATGCCCAATGTCGTCAAAAAAGTCGCCTCAACAGGTAATGAAAATATCCTGATTACCGAGCGGGGCTCAAGCTTTGGCTATAACACGCTTGTGACTGACATGCGCGGCCTGCCGCAAATGGCCCTTGATACAGGCTATCCGGTGATTATTGATTGTACCCATTCGGTTCAACAGCCGGGCGGACATGGCACAAGTTCTGGTGGACGTCGTGAACTCGCCCCTGTTATTGCACGCTCAGCATTGGCCTTGGGTATTGCTGGTGTCTTTGCCGAAACACATGAAGACCCGGATAAAGCCATTTCAGATGGGCCGAACATGATCCCGGTTCAAAAACTCAAAGGCGTGTTGCAAACACTCAAAGCCATTGATGAAGTGGCAAAAGCAAACCCTGTCGATCTTATTGGTATGGCAACTTATTGA
- the eno gene encoding phosphopyruvate hydratase, with the protein MSAIIDIHGREILDSRGNPTVEVDVLLESGAFGRAAVPSGASTGVHEAVELRDGDKGRYLGKGVENAVEAVNGEIFDALCGMEADDQLAVDRTMIDLDGTENKGRLGANAMLGVSMAVARAAADEAGLPLYKYLGGVFARELPVPLMNIINGGAHADNPVDIQEFMIMPVGAASIREAIRMGAEVFHALKAALKAAGHNTNVGDEGGFAPGVASSEEALSFIMTAIENAGYKAGDDIVLALDVASSEFYKDGKYELAGEGKSLSSAEMADYLADLVEKFPIVSIEDGMDEDDWDGWKILTDKIGDKCQLVGDDLFVTNPIRLAKGIENNTANSILVKVNQIGTLSETLEAVEMAQKSKYTAVISHRSGETEDSTISDIAVATNAGQIKTGSLSRSDRVAKYNQLIRIEEELGSTAIYAGRKVLR; encoded by the coding sequence ATGAGCGCCATTATCGATATTCACGGTCGCGAAATTCTCGACAGCCGTGGTAACCCTACTGTTGAAGTTGACGTTTTGTTGGAATCCGGTGCGTTTGGTCGCGCTGCTGTTCCATCTGGTGCATCTACGGGTGTACACGAAGCTGTTGAACTGCGTGATGGCGATAAAGGCCGTTACCTCGGTAAAGGTGTTGAAAATGCTGTTGAAGCTGTAAATGGCGAAATCTTTGATGCCCTTTGCGGTATGGAAGCTGACGACCAGCTTGCAGTTGATCGCACCATGATCGATCTGGATGGTACAGAAAATAAAGGCCGCCTTGGTGCCAACGCAATGTTGGGTGTTTCCATGGCTGTTGCACGCGCAGCTGCTGATGAAGCTGGCCTGCCGCTTTATAAATACCTCGGCGGTGTATTTGCCCGTGAATTGCCAGTGCCATTGATGAACATCATCAACGGTGGCGCACATGCTGATAACCCAGTTGATATTCAAGAATTCATGATCATGCCAGTTGGCGCAGCTTCAATTCGCGAAGCCATCCGTATGGGCGCTGAAGTCTTCCATGCACTCAAAGCTGCTTTGAAAGCTGCCGGTCACAACACCAACGTGGGTGACGAAGGTGGTTTTGCACCGGGTGTTGCCTCCTCTGAAGAAGCCCTTTCTTTCATCATGACAGCCATTGAAAATGCTGGCTACAAAGCGGGTGATGATATCGTTCTTGCCCTTGATGTTGCTTCTTCTGAATTTTATAAAGATGGCAAGTATGAGCTGGCGGGCGAGGGCAAATCCCTTTCTTCTGCAGAAATGGCTGATTACTTGGCTGATCTGGTTGAGAAATTCCCAATCGTTTCTATCGAAGACGGTATGGACGAAGATGACTGGGACGGCTGGAAAATCCTTACAGACAAAATTGGCGACAAATGCCAACTTGTTGGGGACGACCTGTTTGTGACAAACCCAATTCGCTTGGCTAAAGGTATTGAGAACAACACAGCAAACTCCATCCTCGTGAAAGTAAACCAGATCGGTACACTTTCTGAGACATTGGAAGCTGTAGAAATGGCTCAAAAATCAAAATACACAGCTGTGATCTCTCACCGTTCTGGTGAGACAGAAGATTCAACAATCTCTGACATCGCTGTTGCAACAAATGCTGGTCAAATCAAAACAGGCTCACTGAGCCGTTCTGATCGTGTTGCGAAATACAACCAACTGATCCGCATTGAAGAAGAACTCGGCTCAACAGCAATCTACGCTGGTCGTAAAGTTCTACGCTAA
- a CDS encoding FtsB family cell division protein: MKALRNILTKFQPGVFLPVLGVFVVLYFAYYFVQGDGGIRALLDYEARVEKTKVQLAKVKAKRERLEHRVSLLRSDSLDPDLLEERARAVLNFAHPNEIAIIIK, encoded by the coding sequence ATGAAGGCACTGCGCAACATTCTTACCAAGTTTCAGCCGGGGGTATTCCTGCCGGTGCTTGGTGTGTTCGTAGTTCTGTATTTTGCTTATTACTTTGTTCAAGGTGATGGGGGTATTCGTGCGCTTTTGGATTATGAAGCCCGCGTTGAAAAAACCAAAGTACAGCTTGCCAAGGTCAAAGCCAAACGTGAACGCCTAGAACATCGCGTTTCTCTGTTGCGCTCAGACAGTCTTGATCCCGACCTGCTTGAAGAACGCGCCCGCGCCGTTTTAAACTTCGCTCATCCAAATGAAATTGCCATTATTATTAAATGA